In Ipomoea triloba cultivar NCNSP0323 chromosome 15, ASM357664v1, one genomic interval encodes:
- the LOC116006440 gene encoding rRNA biogenesis protein RRP5 encodes MAPPSKKPSKKFSKPLVKNPKQFKRKGKNNEAGNASFSGKSVPLQLEDEVPDFPRGGASLLSREELDEVRAEVDAEFEAEERFLKKKKQHKLYKKNQSVEDDLGSLFGHSISGKLPKSANKITLKNISPGMKLWGVIAEVNEKDIVVSLPGGLRGLVRASEAHDPLWDSETNEMEMESNYLSGLFHVGQLVSCIVLHLDDDKKEAGKRKIWLSLRLALLHKNLTLDAIQEGMILSAYIKSTEDHGYILHFGLPSFSGFLPIHSQSVDKMNTGQLVEGVVKSIDRTRKVVYLSSAPDAVAKYVTKDLKGISIDLLVPGMMVNASVLSVLENGVMLSFLTYFTGTVDIFNLQQVFPPPSWKDDYPQNKKVNARILFIDPATRAVGLSLNPHLVHKKAPPSLVKVGDIFEQAKVIRVDKGLGLLLEIPSSPVPTPAYVYVSDVDDKEVKKMEKTFKQGKVVRVRVLGFRNLEGLATGSLKTSAFEGSVFTHSDVKPGMVVKAKVITVDSFGAIVQFSSGVKALCPLRHMSEFEIVKPRKKFQVGSEIVFRVLGCKSKRITVTHKKTLVKSKLDILSSYTDATEGLMTHGWITKIEKHGCFVRFYNGVQGFAPRSELGLDPGSDISSMYHVEQVVKCRVVSSSPASRRIVLSFTTRPMRRSETEMVKPGTIVSGTVELVTPDAIVVNVNNGQSHLKGTVPTQHLSDHRGLADLMKSVLKPGYEFDQLLVLDIEGFNLVLSAKYSLISTAEQLPLDVNQISPHSVVHGYVCNVIGSGVFVRFLGRLTGFSPRNKATDDRRYDISEVFYIGQSVCTNILDANGETGRITVSLKQSLCSSTDATFIQEYFLLEHKIAKLQSLDSADSGLNWVDEFGLGSIVEGKVHEIKEFGVVVTFEKYDDVFGFISGCQLGGINVETGSTIQAAVIDVSKIEHLVDLSLKPEFVNGSKPQTANVKTQRKKRKREAQKDFEVNKSVNAVVEIVKENYLVLSIPACNYALGYASLNDFNTQNLPVKQFVNGQSVIATIMALPDSSTGGRLLLLLKAISEVAESSSSKRGKKNSSYDVGSLVQAEITDIKPLELRLKFGSGFPGRVHITEATDDNTTEGPLNNFRIGQTLTARIVSKDSRPENKRGYQWELSTKPSVLAGDMDGPHESFNYSTGQLISGYVFKVDCEWAWLTISRDVRAKLYILDSSAEPSELKEFQKRFYVGKSVSGYILSANKEKKLLRLVLLHTLLITPEDTVPSSESVRCHIREGSVLGGRISKILPGVGGLLIQVDNRLFGKVHFTELRDPWVSDPLSGYCEGQFVKCKVLEVGHSVKGTIHVDLSLRWTLDTMNNQNISEQDDVHSQNRRVLDIKDLHPDMTVQGYVKNVTPKGCFIMLSRKIDAKILMSNLADGFIESPEKEFPVGKLVTGKVVSVEALSKRVEVTLRTSSSATPRKSDIDALNNFSAGNIISGKIKRIEPYGLFISVDRTNLVGLCHVSELSDDHIDNVQSRYKAGDTVRAKVLKVDKDRHRISLGMKNSYFRDDDGEDIQTTSRQSINKTDKGNNVLIGTHSTVFPESSSADIDVSVVNTTDNILTEFESRASIPPLEVPLDDIENSDIDDAVNKNPDHTGGVDTTDEKDKKRAMKKAKKEREREIMAAEERLLEKDIPRNSDEFEKLVRSSPNSSFVWIKYMAFMLSLADVEKARSIAERALSTINIREESEKLNVWVAYFNLEIEYGNPPQEAVMKVFQRALQYCDPKKVHLALLGVYERTEQHKVGDELLEKMAKKFKHSCKVWLRRIQWALKQNHDNSQSIVNRALLCLPRHKHIKFITQTAILEFKCGVADRGRSMFERMLKEYPKRTDLWSVYLDQEIRVGDVDVIRALFERAISLSIPPKKMKFLFKKYLEYEKSVGDEERIESVKRKAMEYVESLA; translated from the exons ATGGCGCCACCTTCTAAGAAACCAAGCAAGAAGTTTTCGAAGCCATTGGTAAAAAATCCCAAACAGTTCAAACGCAAAGGCAAAAACAATGAAGCAGGCAACGCTAGTTTTTCTGGGAAATCGGTGCCTCTCCAGCTCGAAGACGAAGTCCCCGACTTTCCCAGAG GTGGAGCGAGCTTGTTGTCTAGAGAAGAGCTTGATGAAGTGCGGGCGGAAGTGGATGCAGAATTTGAAGCTGAGGAgagatttttgaaaaaaaagaagcaacatAAATTGTATAAGAAAAATCAATCAGTTGAGGATGATTTGGGTTCActttttggtcatagtattagtGGAAAACTACCCAAGTCTGCAAACAAAATTACTCTGAAG AACATTTCTCCAGGAATGAAGCTGTGGGGGGTGATTGCTGAAGTAAATGAGAAAGATATTGTTGTTAGCCTTCCAGGGGGTTTACGTGGATTAGTTCGGGCATCTGAAGCACATGATCCTTTATGGGATAGCGAGACAAATGAG ATGGAGATGGAGAGCAATTATCTTTCTGGCTTATTTCATGTCGGGCAGCTGGTTTCTTGCATTGTGTTGCATTTGGATGATGATAAGAAAGAAGCAGGGAAGCGGAAAATTTGGCTGTCTCTACGTCTTGCTTTATTGCACAAGAACTTAACTCTTGATGCTATTCAAGAAGGAATG ATTCTTAGTGCTTATATCAAAAGCACTGAAGATCATGGATACATACTTCATTTTGGGTTACCTTCATTTTCTGGGTTTTTGCCTATACACAGTCAATCTG TTGACAAAATGAACACTGGTCAGCTTGTGGAGGGGGTTGTCAAAAGTATTGACAGAACTCGTAAAGTGGTATATTTAAGTTCTGCTCCCGATGCAGTTGCAAAATATGTG ACTAAGGACCTCAAGGGCATTTCCATTGATCTTCTAGTTCCAGGCATGATGGTTAATGCTAGTGTCTTGTCAGTGCTTGAAAATGGAGTTATGCTATCCTTCCTCACTTATTTCACTGGAACT GTGGACATATTTAATCTACAGCAAGTTTTCCCCCCTCCAAGTTGGAAGGACGATTACCCTCAAAATAAGAAG GTTAATGCTCGGATATTATTTATTGATCCCGCAACCAGAGCTGTCGGTTTGTCATTGAACCCTCACCTGGTCCATAAAAAGGCTCCACCTTCA CTGGTTAAAGTTGGAGATATCTTTGAGCAAGCAAAAGTAATCAGGGTTGACAAGGGATTGGGTCTTCTGTTGGAGATTCCCTCTTCTCCAGTCCCAACTCCAGCATATGTTTAT GTATCTGACGTGGATGATAAGGAAgtgaagaaaatggagaaaactttCAAGCAGGGGAAAGTTGTCCGTGTCCGAGTTCTTGGGTTTAGGAATCTAGAAGGGCTTGCAACTGGTTCTTTGAAG ACCAGTGCATTTGAAGGATCAGTTTTTACTCACTCAGATGTCAAGCCTGGGATGGTGGTAAAAGCTAAAGTTATTACAGTTGACAGTTTTGGTGCCATTGTGCAATTTTCCAGTGGGGTAAAGGCACTCTGTCCTCTACGACATATGTCAGAATTTGAAATAGTAAAGCCTCGGAAGAAGTTCCAG GTTGGATCTGAAATAGTCTTTCGGGTGCTTGGTTGCAAGTCCAAGAGGATCACAGTTACACATAAGAAAACTCTT GTGAAATCTAAGCTTGACATTCTCAGTTCATACACTGATGCTACGGAGGGACTGATGACACATGGATGGATTACAAAGATTGAAAAGCATGGTTGCTTTGTGCGGTTCTACAATGGAGTACAAGGCTTTGCTCCACG ATCTGAACTTGGGTTAGATCCTGGGTCTGACATAAGCTCGATGTATCATGTTGAACAAGTTGTCAAGTGTAGAGTTGTCAGTTCTAGCCCTGCTTCAAGACGAATTGTCCTCAGTTTTACAACAAGACCAATGAG GCGGTCCGAGACTGAAATGGTCAAACCAGGAACCATTGTTTCTGGTACTGTTGAGCTAGTTACTCCTGATGCTATAGTGGTAAATGTCAACAATGGTCAAAGTCATCTGAAAGGAACGGTGCCTACACAACATTTATCGGATCATCGCG GTCTTGCTGATTTAATGAAGTCAGTCTTGAAGCCTGGATATGAGTTTGACCAGCTTTTGGTTCTTG ATATTGAAGGTTTCAATTTGGTGCTTTCTGCCAAATACTCGCTCATCAGCACAGCTGAGCAGCTTCCATTGGACGTTAATCAAATTTCCCCCCATTCTGTGGTGCAT GGGTACGTTTGTAATGTAATTGGGAGTGGTGTGTTTGTTCGCTTTTTAGGGCGCTTGACTGGCTTTTCTCCCAGAAACAAG GCTACTGATGACAGGAGATACGATATTTCAGAAGTATTCTACATTGGACAATCAGTCTGTACAAACATACTTGAT GCTAATGGTGAAACTGGTCGAATAACAGTGTCTTTGAAGCAGTCATTGTGTTCTTCAACAGACGCTACCTTTATTCAAGAATACTTTCTTTTAGAGCACAAG ATTGCCAAGCTTCAATCCTTGGACTCCGCAGACTCTGGACTAAATTGGGTCGATGAGTTTGGTCTTGGTAGCATTGTTGAGGGAAAAGTTCATGAAATAAAAGAGTTTGGTGTTGTTGTCACCTTTGAGAAGTATGATGACGTTTTTGGCTTTATCTCGGGATGCCAAT TGGGTGGTATCAATGTGGAAACTGGTTCTACTATTCAAGCAGCAGTAATTGATGTTTCCAAGATAGAGCACCTTGTGGATTTATCTTTAAAGCCAGAATTTGTTAATGGATCAAAGCCACAGACTGCCAATGTCAAAACTCAGAGGAAG AAACGCAAAAGGGAAGCACAAAAAGATTTCGAGGTGAATAAATCTGTGAATGCGGTGGTTGAGATTGTGAAGGAAAACTATTTG GTTCTTTCAATTCCAGCATGTAATTATGCTCTGGGTTATGCATCTTTGAATGATTTCAACACTCAAAATCTCCCAGTGAAGCAATTTGTTAACGGACAGAG TGTCATTGCCACCATCATGGCCCTTCCTGATTCTTCAACTGGTGGGAGATTGCTTCTGCTGCTGAAAGCTATCAGTGAGGTTGCTGAGAGCTCCAGttcaaaaaggggaaaaaagaaTTCTAGTTATGATGTTGGATCTCTTGTCCAAGCAGAG ATCACTGATATAAAGCCTCTTGAATTAAGACTGAAATTTGGATCTGGATTCCCTGGTAGAGTACACATAACTGAG GCAACTGATGATAATACTACTGAAGGGCCCCTTAATAACTTCCGAATAGGACAGACTCTAACTGCAAGGATAGTTTCAAAGGACAGTAGACCAGAAAATAAAAGAGGCTACCAGTGGGAATTATCCACCAAACCCTCTGTGCTTGCAG GAGATATGGATGGCCCACATGAAAGCTTCAATTACTCTACAGGCCAACTCATTTCTGGTTATGTGTTTAAGGTGGATTGCGAATGGGCATGGTTAACTATATCTCGAGATGTTAGGGCAAAACTTTATATCTTAGACAGCTCGGCAGAGCCTAGTGAGCTCAAAGAGTTTCAGAAAAGGTTCTATGTGGGAAAGTCTGTTTCTGGTTATATCTTAAGTGCTAACAAGGAGAAGAAATTGTTGCGTTTGGTTCTTCTACATACCCTGCTTATCACACCAGAGGATACAGTTCCTTCAAGTGAAAGTGTGAGGTGCCATATTCGTGAAGGCAGTGTTTTGGGTGGCAGAATTTCCAAAATCCTTCCTGGCGTTGGTGGCTTACTTATTCAAGTTGACAACCGTCTGTTTGGCAAGGTTCACTTTACTGAACTAAGAGATCCGTGGGTCTCTGATCCACTGTCTGGTTATTGTGAAGGACAGTTCGTCAAATGCAAGGTCCTAGAAGTTGGCCATTCTGTCAAGGGTACAATTCATGTTGATCTGTCACTGCGATGGACCTTAGATACCATGAACAATCAAAACATTTCTGAGCAGGATGATGT GCATTCCCAGAATAGACGTGTACTGGATATTAAGGATCTTCATCCAGACATGACTGTGCAG GGCTATGTAAAGAATGTGACTCCAAAAGGCTGCTTTATTATGCTCTCCCGTAAGATTGATGCAAAAATTCTCATGTCAAATTTGGCGGATGGTTTCATTGAAAGCCCCGAGAAAGAATTCCCAGTGGGAAAGCTTGTCACCGGCAA GGTAGTTTCAGTTGAGGCATTATCCAAGCGTGTTGAAGTCACTCTAAGGACGTCAAGTTCAGCTACTCCTAGAAAGTCTGACATAGATGCATTGAACAACTTTTCTGCTGGAAATATTATTTCAGGGAAAATTAAGCGCATAGAACCTtatggtctgtttatctctgtTGATCGCACTAATCTG GTTGGCTTGTGCCATGTTTCAGAACTTTCTGACGATCACATCGACAATGTCCAAAGTAGATATAAAGCTGGTGATACTGTGAGAGCGAAGGTTCTAAAG GTGGATAAGGACAGACACCGGATTTCTCTTGGCATGAAGAATTCATACTTTAGGGATGATGATGGAGAGGATATTCAAACAACTTCAAGACAGAGTATCAATAAAACTGACAAGGGGAATAATGTTTTAATTGGTACACATTCAACAGTGTTTCCAGAGAGCAGCTCTGCTGACATTGATGTTTCAGTTGTAAATACAACGGACAATATTCTCACTGAATTTGAATCTAGAGCTTCCATTCCCCCACTTGAGGTTCCTCTTGATGATATAGAAAACTCAGACATTGATGATGCAGTCAACAAAAATCCAGATCATACTGGTGGTGTAGATACGACAGATGAAAAAGACAAGAAGCGTGCAATGAAGAAGGCAAAGAAAGAGAG GGAACGGGAAATTATGGCTGCTGAAGAAAGGCTGCTTGAAAAGGATATCCCCAGGAATTCCGATGAGTTTGAGAAATTAGTTCGAAGTTCCCCGAATAGTAGCTTTGTGTGGATCAAGTACATGGCCTTCATGCTCTCTTTGGCTGATGTAGAGAAGGCACGATCTATAGCTGAGAG GGCTTTGAGTACAATAAACATTCGAGAGGAGTCTGAAAAGCTAAATGTTTGGGTTGCTTATTTTAATTTGGAAATTGAATATGGAAATCCTCCACAG GAAGCGGTTATGAAAGTGTTCCAAAGAGCATTGCAGTATTGTGATCCGAAGAAGGTGCACCTGGCTTTATTGGGTGTGTATGAACGGACTGAGCAGCACAAGGTGGGTGATGAGCTTCTAGAGAAAATGGCGAAGAAGTTCAAGCATTCCTGCAAG GTTTGGCTGAGGCGTATACAGTGGGCATTAAAGCAAAACCACGACAACAGTCAGTCTATTGTAAACCGTGCTCTCCTATGTCTGCCCAGGCATAAGcacataaaatttataacacAAACAGCAATTCTGGAGTTT
- the LOC116006771 gene encoding PI-PLC X domain-containing protein At5g67130-like: MNFCIAVSLIVVAVFSFGGCAAVKFTCTRIQPLNPFSKVKGVPFNRYSWLTIRNSIVKVSVKSATGGVRGTTITETQEDSVIGQLRNGVRGLMLDMYDFSNDIWLCRSSCGKCIKHILPVITVLREIKVFLEANPSEIVTVMIEDYVTKPNGITNVFRAAGLGPFWFPVSLMPKSGEEWLTVDEMIEINARLVVFSSESTKESSEGIAYKWRYFVENEYGDYGMISGSCTKRAESSPLNTRTMSLVLMNYFPSAPNPDQACKHNSKPLKSMMYTCFEAAGKRWPNFIVVDFYKRSFGRGAAEAVDEANGQLLCGCANITHCKDNMTFGTCELPQPGVPSQPGVPSQPGVPPQPGVADVYIALEMHDHEESDIWLMELWKGGSWLRFNISLLFDCLRMKIQS, from the exons ATGAATTTCTGCATTGCCGTTTCTCTGATCGTCGTCGCCGTTTTCAGTTTCGGTGGCTGCGCAGCTGTCAAG TTCAC ATGTACTCGCATTCAACCGCTCAATCCGTTCTCTAAG GTCAAGGGAGTACCATTTAATCGGTACTCCTGGCTTACAATACGCAATTCAATTGTCAAAGTGAGTGTGAAATCAGCAACCGGAGGCGTCCGAGGGACTACTATTACCGAAACCCAGGAGGACTCTGTTATTGGACAGCTCAGG AATGGCGTTAGGGGTTTGATGCTTGATATGTATGACTTCAGCAATGACATTTGGCTATGCCGTTCATCTTGTGGAAAATGCATCAAACATATT CTACCTGTAATAACAGTCCTGAGAGAGATTAAAGTGTTTCTTGAAGCAAACCCTTCAGAAATTGTCACTGTCATGATTGAAGACTACGTTACAAAGCCAAATGGAATAACGAATGTTTTTAGGGCAGCTGGCCTAGGACCTTTCTGGTTTCCAGTATCTCTGATGCCTAAAAGTGGTGAGGAATGGCTAACTGTTGATGAAATGATTGAAATAAATGCACGGTTAGTGGTGTTTAGTTCCGAGTCTACTAAAGAATCTTCAGAAGGCATCGCATACAAATGGAGATACTTCGTAGAAAACGAAT ATGGAGATTATGGGATGATAAGTGGATCATGTACCAAACGTGCAGAATCATCTCCCTTGAACACACGAACAATGTCACTAGTTCTTATGAACTATTTTCCAAGTGCACCAAATCCTGACCAAGCTTGCAAACATAATTCAAAACCATTAAAGAGTATGATGTATACATGTTTTGAAGCTGCTGGCAAAAGATGGCCCAATTTTATTGTGGTTGATTTTTATAAG AGAAGTTTTGGAAGGGGAGCGGCTGAAGCTGTTGATGAGGCAAATGGTCAATTATTGTGTGGTTGTGCAAACATTACACATTGCAAG GATAATATGACTTTTGGAACCTGTGAGCTGCCCCAACCAGGCGTGCCGTCCCAACCAGGCGTGCCGTCCCAACCAGGCGTGCCGCCCCAACCAGGCGTGGCAG ATGTGTATATAGCTTTAGAGATGCATGATCATGAAGAAAGTGATATTTGGCTCATGGAACTATGGAAGGGTGGAAGTTGGCTACGTTTTAATATCTCACTGCTGTTTGACTGTTTGAGAATGAAAATTCAGAGTTGA
- the LOC116007220 gene encoding uncharacterized protein LOC116007220, translating into MSRLAPLSEVPNGDEAEEMSTNCSKKSQTWRNWLRTHLSLFSMHKKSDLRILLSVLACPLFPVSVLPKLPISQVSSSAEYIIQHFAAATGCRKLEGMLKNMYVSGKVAMSMVDELDSTSSSVTEKGCFVMWQMFPDKWLIELAVGGHKIVAGSDGNVAWRHTPWLGAHAAKGGVRPLRRAFQGLDPMAISAVFSEAEYIGEKHIMGTDCFVLKLYANHEDLAERSDNTAEMIKHVMFGYFSQRSGLLVCLEDSYLTRIQYPGSSPTYWETTMCTRMEDYRGVEGVMIAHSGYSSVIITRFGDNLRLGPAVTRMEESYVIDDLAFNVPGLSFDCFIPPEHLQKDYPEEHIEFWRSPWHQ; encoded by the exons ATGAGTCGTCTTGCGCCATTATCTGAAGTGCCCAATGGGGACGAAGCGGAGGAGATGTCTACCAACTGTTCGAAGAAATCCCAGACATGGAGAAACTGGCTCAGAACCCACTTGTCTCTGTTCTCTATGCACAAGAAATCTGACCTCAGAATCCTTCTCAGTGTTCTTGCCTGCCCTCTCTTCCCTGTTTCTGTTCTCCCCAAGCTTCCCATTTCTCAA GTTTCATCATCAGCGGAGTACATAATCCAACACTTTGCAGCAGCAACTGGCTGCCGGAAGCTGGAAGGAATGCTAAAGAATATGTACGTTTCAGGGAAAGTTGCAATGAGTATGGTGGACGAGCTTGACTCGACTAGTTCAAGTGTTACGGAGAAGGGTTGCTTTGTTATGTGGCAAATGTTTCCCGACAAGTGGCTAATTGAGCTAGCGGTGGGTGGTCATAAAATAGTAGCGGGCAGTGATGGCAATGTGGCTTGGCGTCACACGCCATGGCTTGGTGCTCATGCTGCTAAAGGTGGTGTCCGACCACTCAGGCGTGCTTTCCAG GGGCTTGATCCAATGGCTATATCTGCTGTCTTCTCAGAAGCAGAGTACATTGGGGAAAAACACATCATGGGCACAGACTGTTTCGTGTTAAAGCTTTACGCCAATCACGAAGACCTTGCAGAAAGGAGCGATAACACAGCAGAGATGATAAAGCATGTGATGTTCGGTTACTTCAGCCAAAGAAGCGGCCTGCTGGTTTGCCTGGAGGATTCATACCTAACGAGAATTCAGTACCCCGGGTCCTCCCCTACGTACTGGGAAACCACAATGTGTACACGAATGGAGGATTATCGGGGCGTGGAGGGGGTGATGATCGCGCATTCAGGCTACTCCAGCGTTATCATCACCAGATTTGGAGACAACTTGAGGCTGGGACCTGCTGTCACAAGAATGGAAGAAAGCTATGTGATAGATGATTTGGCGTTTAATGTCCCCGGCCTCTCCTTCGACTGCTTCATTCCTCCTGAACATTTGCAGAAGGATTATCCAGAAGAGCATATTGAGTTTTGGAGATCTCCTTGGCATCAATAA